The following are encoded in a window of Hippoglossus stenolepis isolate QCI-W04-F060 chromosome 10, HSTE1.2, whole genome shotgun sequence genomic DNA:
- the rsrp1 gene encoding arginine/serine-rich protein 1 isoform X1 yields MAKGEGSHSEMATARQSDGISVIFDHNSPASSRSRSRSSGGSSGRHRVRSSRKTRHRSSSSSSVSSSSSCKLSSRPRSRSHPRCHRRSSRCRCDSHRRNGRHIGSPPRQIRADSRSYKQSSSQDRYSSRRNYRSHSRSTSHRHRNRKTEGQVGNKISRSPGRSHKSKSRSSGHSVSQTMDDKRELSAEKTNAMKILGVEKVDLPESVKPDLSEQLVESEESSSESETWVRQDPEKTVSQSSDEEPDDISNPKMSPLRKSISFSINNSVAKPTAAALSSAKVTPRVDSYESRKPYGHWIPVRSGKSSKARKHKLTKSH; encoded by the exons ATGGCCAAGGGAGAAGGCTCACACTCAGAAATGGCCACCGCTCGTCAGAGTGACGGCATCAGTGTCATCTTTGACCACAACAGCCCTGCTTCGTCTCGTTCACGCTCCCGAAGCAGCGGTGGCTCCTCTGGCCGCCACAGGGTGCGCAGCAGCCGCAAGACACGTCACAggtcttcatcatcttcttcagtGTCATCCTCATCCAGCTGCAAGTTGTCATCCCGCCCCAGGTCCCGCTCTCATCCTCGCTGCCACAGACGTTCCTCCCGCTGTCGCTGCGACAGCCACCGCAGAAATGGCCGTCATATAGGCTCCCCGCCACGCCAGATCAGAGCCGACTCTCGCTCCTACAAGCAATCATCCTCGCAGGACAGGTACTCGAGTAGAAGAAATTACAGGTCACATTCCAGGTCTACTAGCCACAGGCATAGAAACAGGAAAACTGAGGGCCAGGTTGGAAACAAAATTTCCAGATCCCCAGGCAGAAGCCACAAGAGCAAATCCAGATCTTCAGGACACTCTGTCAGTCAGACTATGGATG ATAAGAGAGAACTCAGCGCTGAAAAGACCAACGCAATGAAGATCCTCGGAGTGGAGAAGGTAGATCTTCCAGAGAGTGTGAAACCAGACCTGTCGGAGCAGTTGGTGGAGTCCGAAGAATCGTCATCAGAATCAGAGACATGGGTGAGACAAGACCCTGAAAAGACTGTGTCCCAG agcagtgatgaagagccTGATGACATTTCCAACCCAAAgatgtcccctttaagaaaaAGCATCTCTTTCAGCATTAAT AATTCTGTGGCcaaaccaacagcagcagctctatcCTCTGCTAAGGTGACTCCCAGAGTGGACAGCTATGAAAGCAGGAAGCCCTACGGCCACTGGATTCCAGTCAGATCGGGCAAATCCTCCAAAGCAcgcaaacacaaactcactaAGTCACACTAG
- the mgst3b gene encoding microsomal glutathione S-transferase 3b, translated as MDVLTVLPSNFGYAIFTYLYSWLMLGYLAVKVGAARKKYDVKYPTMYSDKEQVFNCIQRAHQNTLEVYPQWLVFQTLAALVYPLSASVLGAIWVTSRFSYAWGYYTGDPSKRMNAAYGYIGYFGVIFLSISVALQLLGLF; from the exons ATGGACGTCCTCACCGTGTTACCCTCCAACTTTGGTTACGCTATATTTACTTACCTGTACAGCTGGTTGATGCTGGGGTATTTAGCAGTCAAGGTTGGGGCTGCCAGGAAGAAGTACGACGTTAAG TATCCCACCATGTACAGTGACAAGGAGCAAGTGTTCAACTGTATCCAGAGAGCACATCAGAACACCCTGGAGGTTTACCCTCAGTGGCTGGTGTTCCAGACCCTTGCGGCTCTTGTCTATCCG TTGTCAGCATCTGTGCTGGGGGCTATTTGGGTGACCAGCAGGTTTTCCTATGCCTGGGGTTACTACACAGGAG ATCCATCCAAGAGGATGAATGCTGCCTATGGTTACATTGGATACTTTGGAGTCATCTTTCTGTCCATATCTGTCGCCTTACAATTGCTTGGTCTCTTTTAA
- the rsrp1 gene encoding arginine/serine-rich protein 1 isoform X2, with amino-acid sequence MAKGEGSHSEMATARQSDGISVIFDHNSPASSRSRSRSSGGSSGRHRVRSSRKTRHRSSSSSSVSSSSSCKLSSRPRSRSHPRCHRRSSRCRCDSHRRNGRHIGSPPRQIRADSRSYKQSSSQDRYSSRRNYRSHSRSTSHRHRNRKTEGQVGNKISRSPGRSHKSKSRSSGHSVSQTMDDKRELSAEKTNAMKILGVEKVDLPESVKPDLSEQLVESEESSSESETWSSDEEPDDISNPKMSPLRKSISFSINNSVAKPTAAALSSAKVTPRVDSYESRKPYGHWIPVRSGKSSKARKHKLTKSH; translated from the exons ATGGCCAAGGGAGAAGGCTCACACTCAGAAATGGCCACCGCTCGTCAGAGTGACGGCATCAGTGTCATCTTTGACCACAACAGCCCTGCTTCGTCTCGTTCACGCTCCCGAAGCAGCGGTGGCTCCTCTGGCCGCCACAGGGTGCGCAGCAGCCGCAAGACACGTCACAggtcttcatcatcttcttcagtGTCATCCTCATCCAGCTGCAAGTTGTCATCCCGCCCCAGGTCCCGCTCTCATCCTCGCTGCCACAGACGTTCCTCCCGCTGTCGCTGCGACAGCCACCGCAGAAATGGCCGTCATATAGGCTCCCCGCCACGCCAGATCAGAGCCGACTCTCGCTCCTACAAGCAATCATCCTCGCAGGACAGGTACTCGAGTAGAAGAAATTACAGGTCACATTCCAGGTCTACTAGCCACAGGCATAGAAACAGGAAAACTGAGGGCCAGGTTGGAAACAAAATTTCCAGATCCCCAGGCAGAAGCCACAAGAGCAAATCCAGATCTTCAGGACACTCTGTCAGTCAGACTATGGATG ATAAGAGAGAACTCAGCGCTGAAAAGACCAACGCAATGAAGATCCTCGGAGTGGAGAAGGTAGATCTTCCAGAGAGTGTGAAACCAGACCTGTCGGAGCAGTTGGTGGAGTCCGAAGAATCGTCATCAGAATCAGAGACATGG agcagtgatgaagagccTGATGACATTTCCAACCCAAAgatgtcccctttaagaaaaAGCATCTCTTTCAGCATTAAT AATTCTGTGGCcaaaccaacagcagcagctctatcCTCTGCTAAGGTGACTCCCAGAGTGGACAGCTATGAAAGCAGGAAGCCCTACGGCCACTGGATTCCAGTCAGATCGGGCAAATCCTCCAAAGCAcgcaaacacaaactcactaAGTCACACTAG